A stretch of DNA from Labrus mixtus chromosome 6, fLabMix1.1, whole genome shotgun sequence:
AAGTCAGTGTGCTGCGCACTGGCACCACAAAGTTGCCAGAAGTATTAACGTCTTTCACAGAAATCTGCCCGCCTCCACGGCCGGCATTTTTCATGGAACAGATGTGTCAGTTGATAAGAGGGATAACAACAGGGTCAGCAGcaaatgaggtcagctgactcAAGTTGGCAGTAGTGAATTCAAGTGAAACAAAATGACGTTATTGGAAACCAAATTTACcagaagttaaaaaataatattaataattatttttcaaatgatctTCCAATTTCAAAGGCGATAATTAATGGTTCAGGAGCCCAGCTCTGAGTTTCCTGAAATAACTTTTAATAATGATTTTGAACTGTACAACTACAAGAtggattgattggttgatatccATCAGTATAGTTCCAATAAATTGTCAATCTGCTCGATGGGTCTctactaaataaagaaaacaaagtataTTTTGTTAAAGCTAGAAGAGCTCAGACTCACTTAATCAAAGAACATGTCACAAACCCAAGAGTCTGTGGGAGAGTTGGATACTCTATTGGATATCTGTACCCATCAAGTAGTGAGGTGGGAAACCTTgctatgtgtttgtttctgtgattaTTGAAGTTTGGTTTAACTgagtctttctttctgtccgGCACAGAACGCAGAGAGCGAGTCTGTACCAAACTCCACAGTAGAAGACGGTCCAGGAGAAGGATTCACCATCCTGTCAGCAAAGAGCCTCTTCCTTGGACAGAAGGTAACACTCCCGTATGTTTCAATTTGAGAAGTGTGTTTCCTTGCACTTAGCTGATGACTGTATGAATCCACAGCTTTCACTAACGGAGAGTGAAATCGGCAAAATTGGAACGATCAAGGTAGAGGGGATAATTAACCCAACAAATGCAGAAATGGACCTCAAAGACGGAGTGGGTGAGAaggacttgttttattttttatgaaccACTTCCTTCAAAGCTTTGAGTTGTGTTCTCAccttctgctctgctctcttttAGGCAACGCCTTGGAGAAAGTAGGAGGCCGAGAGTTCCAGGATACAGTCAAGGAGCTACGAAAAGCACAAGGACCTTTGGAGGTGGCATCAGGTACAGAATGTCTTGTGACAGATGTGTGATCTGTTGCACTACTACTCAGATTatacagttgcaagaaaaagtatgtgatccctttggaatttcttagttttctgcataaattggtcataaaatgtgttctgatcttcatctaagtctcaacaatagacaaacacagtctgcttaaactaataccacacaaacaattatatgttttcatgtttttattgaacacaacatgtaaacattcacagtgcagggtggaaaaagtatgtgaacccctaGGCTAATGACTTCTCACAGAGCTAATTGGAGTCAGGACTCAGCCAACCTGCagtccaatcaatgagacgagattggaggtgttggttaaagctgccctgccctataaaaaacacacttcagttttgaGTTTGATATTCTCAAGAAGCATTGCCTGATGTGAACCATGCCTCGCACAAAAGAGCTCTCAGAAGACCTACGATTAAGAATTGTTGACTTGCATAAAGCTGGAAAGGGTTACAAAAGAATCTCTTGATGTTCATCAGTCCACGGTAAGACAAATTgtctataaatggagaaagttcagcactgttgctactctccctagaagtggccgtcctgtaaagatgactgcaagagcacagcgcagaatgctcaatgaggtgaagaagaatcctagagtgtcagctaaagagttacacaaatctctggcacacgctaacatctctgttgacgAATCTACGATATGcaaaacactaaacaagaatgGAGTTCATGGTGAGGACACTACAGAGAAAGCCActgctgtctaaaaaaaacattgctgcacaTCTGAAGTTTGCAAAAGAGGACTTGGATGTTCCACGGCTCTActggcaaaacatcctgtggacagatgaaaccaaagttgagttgtttggaaggaacacacaacactatgtgtggagaaaagaaggcacagcacaccaacatcaaaacctcatcccaactgtgaagtatggtggggggggggcgtcatggtttggggctgctttgctgcatcagggtctggacagattgctatcatcgacggaaaaatgaattcccaagtttatcaagacattttgcaggaaatcttaaggccatctgtccaccaattgaagctcaacagaagatgggtgatgcaacaggacaacgAACCCAAAGCACAACAACAGAATGgattcaacagaagaaaatacgccttctggagtggcccagtcagagtcctgacctcaacccgaTAGAGATGCTGTGGTATGACCTCAAGAGAGcgattcacaccagacatcccgagaatattgctgaactgaaaaagttttgtaaaaaGGAATGGTCCAACcgttgtgcaggtctgatctgcAACTACAGGAAACATTTGGTTGAGGTTACTGCTGCCAAAGGAGGGTCAACCAGTTATTAAATCCAAGAGTTTACATACTTTTTcgaccctgcactgtgaatgtttacatgttgtgttcaacaaaaacatgaaaacatgtaattgtttgtgtggtattagtttaagcagactgtgtttgtctattgttgagacttagatgaagatcagaacacattttatgaccaatttaatcagaaaactaggaaattccaaagggttcacatactttttcttgcaactgtataatctgatattttaaagtgttttccaaacaacacaacataaccTCGACACATCCAGAGACCTGAGCCATGTGTGTAAAGTTTGTCATACTTCTGTCTTCGCACCCTGCAGTGGCCGTAAGTCAGGCCAGTGGGATGGCAGCTCGCTTCGTCATCCACTGTAACGTCCCTCAGTGGGGTTCAGAGAAGTGCGAGGACCAGCTGGAGAAGACGGTGGAGAACTGCCtctctgcagcagaggagaagaagctCAAGTCCGTGGCTTtcccttcacttcctgctgGACGGTGAGCTCCACTCTTCACTCACAACACAGAAGCGAAGGTGTTTTGGTGTCAGCCGGTACTGCTTACTGTCCATTTAGGTTTGACGTGCAGCTCACTAAGGGATGACATGCGGTTCTTCTGACATGAAGTTTAAAGAAATGGCTGCTTGACGGAGACTCTTGACTCTTTGTCAATAACAGGAGTGTCAGTTCTTTTTCAAACACCTGAGCATTATACTTAATCAGTCAATccttatttgtatagtgccaattcacaacaagtgttCTCAACTCGAGACGCTTTAAAaaagagcaggtgaaagaccagactctttgtattcctcgcgttcctgttgtccacacttccttgcagctgaggtggaggtcggagcaggccgtgcatgaatgaagACGACAGTGTCGGCTGGTCGTAATAGATAGATTACTCTGCTGGGAAACAAAGATTGATTATTGAGCCCTAGCAACATTTATGTAATTCGGTGAACATACAAAAGCATTCTCTTTACCCTGGTGTGTAAGATGAGAAGTCATAACATGGTAGAATAAGGCACCAACTTCACATTTTGAATGTCGTTTAAGAGCTTTATACGGTTGGAATTTTTAAACATAGTCTGTatgttttacatattttgatGTCTAAatgacacatacatacaatagtGTTTTTTGATTGCTTCAGCTTGTAGTCTAGATTCAAGCTGCTGTGGCCTCAGTGTAATCTCTTAGCGTGAATGCACCTTATTAAAGACTAACCTAAGAAACCtaagtgttgttttttaccACAAGGTCTCATAGAAATGACCTAATAACATTATGGAAAGCATCACTACAAAACTATCCCTTTTGTTAAGGTAGTATTAGTGTCactttgtgttaatgtgtgtgaacCAAGCCAACATTAAAACACCAAAGTCATacaataaaacatcaaactgaCCGATTGAAGCAGGACAAGACCAACAACCCCTTTACCTTCACAGTGAGTTCGATCTCAGGAGGGATCCTTTCTTTAACGTTGTCAGACACTTGGAGTCACAATCTTAGCCTGTCAGTAGTGAACACTTGCATTCTGGTAGATTTTATTCAGGCACATTTATTTAAGAGATTGGTCTGTGTTTTCCACCCTTCCCACTATAGTCCCGATTATCTTGCCTgattctcctgtggtgtgaggtgtgatTTTAACCTCCCTGATCTGCTTGGAAGACGATCAGAGCCGCCCTGATTTGAAATCAGAAGTCCTGTTGTGTGGTGAGAAAACCGAGGACGGCCGAGCACGGACTCTGAATTGTCACGTGGGACAGAACAATTGCCAACcaaggaagcaagctgactgatgCAGCAAGCACGACAAATATTAccatggcgacgacagcaaAGGCGAAGCATGAAGATAGATTGATGTCATAAACACAGGACCAACCTTACGTCAGTTTATACAACGTGTCCTGTAAAGcaaaccacaatccaactgacaGTTAGAGGAGTTGGACCCAAATGTTAACCGTGatggatgtaccagctaacagctagccacagtTAGCTTGACCATCCTGTGCGTTAACTCTTAAGTAGCGTTTGACCGCGAGAGATTACACGTTTTGATAGTCGAGACTGGTGGTTGGCGAATGAATCGGTTAGTGTGCTGAGCACACCACACACTTTAAGAACTGAACTGTTAATCTGGCATGATTCGTCGTCATGTGTGGGATCTCAAATTTTCTTTTAGTGTCTGCCAGGCCTTAGTGACACTTGCTGTATCACCTTATGGTTTAGATCTATGCAGGGTGCgatttgtaaaataaacagaggggggggggatgtttttgaaatgtttttattcatgaaaaaaattatGAACAACAATGGGCCAATAGACTTTGAAGCCTTTTAGGCTATTTCTTTCAGAATAATTAAATTATATAATTATTCTTGTTCTGAAATTGTTTGAATTAAGTAATTATTCtatgtatataatatatataataataacttaattaaaacaatttcaGAACTTCAGTTTAACCACTGTATTTGGAAGAatattttaatcaattttttaacatttaattcatCAAGTAGCGTTCTCTGTAAGACGTCAGCTTTAATATAAGAAAAGTGCTTTGATAAATACTGTTTTGTGTATTAAATGCTATAGACATTTGTGATCGGTCAAACCACCTGTCAATCTTAATGTCATGTTGACTAAATTAGCCAATGTAAAATTAGACCCGCCCACATTTCTCCATCTCTGAGCAGAATCTCGGAGAGTAGTTCTCTGTGGAACGAGACGGAGTGACGGTGGCTGTGTGGAGTTTACTTCAAATGAAAGATGTTGTTGGAATGAtttgtgtttggggggggggacacattCTGTGTACATTCAGCAGAGGCAGGGATATATAgaccagaggggggggggaatcgcACCCTGGATCTATGTTGCTTTTAGCTGCAGCTCATGATGGGAATTCTTCACTAGAATGTACTGCTCACTTCTCACTTCTCACTTCTATCCCGCCGACTCTCACAGGAACGGTTTCCCAAAGCAAACAGCCGCCCAGCTCATCCTCAAGGCCATCTCCAACCATTTTGTGTCGTCCACCAGCTCCTCTCTGAAGAACATttactttgtgttgtttgacaGTGAGAGCATTGGGATTTACCTTCAGGAAATGGCCAAGCTGGACACCAAGTGAGGACCCTGCTGAAGgagtttgtttttctaactGTTGTTTGTCGCCGCTGGTATAGATAGGTGGTTTGACAGTAGGGGTTTTTCATGTGGAATCTGTCTTTGgtttaagaggaaaaaagatATTTGTGAGTGGAGTGCTCTTCACATTTATGTTTCattgttccttcaaaatgttATAATTCTTTTTAGATTAGATAATTTAAATCTGAAGTTTATGGGTCCTCGTTTCATTGATGTTTTTACATTCCATGTACAATTctaacagttttctttttcctgcctCTGTAGTTTCTGATACAGTTAGTTTACTAAAGATCTGTGGTTCTCATTctgctttgaaataaaaactcgGATGTTTTACACCAACACTtattcttttcttattttgagaagttaaaaaatgtaacatctgATTCTACTTCAATCTCAAATGCTAcagcactgtaaaaacaaaaagttgatGAGAATAATTAGCGAAACAAATTCGATGAACTGCTATTAAATGCAGGTAGCCATATATACCGAGGGGACTGTTTGCACAACATGACAGCAGTTATGAAACAGCTTTGACAGCGCTCAGTTTAACTCTGCTGTATAAACTTAGTGAATCTCTTTAAcagcttttcaaaataatgcaTCGTCAAAAAGTTCTTTTCAGACTCCAGTGTGTTTGATCTTGTAACGTGATTATTAAAAATGATCCTCGCCAGCTATTGCTAAAACTGAATTAATGGCCGTCACTGGATGGgttaaaggacaaacacaacagcactAACATGCAGATGTAGTGGAGGGCCACAGATCAATATTCAACTGTCTGTATTTTAGTTTGTTCCTCATGATATGTATTGATGAATGTTTCGCTATAGCTTAAAGTGATGACAATTTTATATATAAACCATCAGGTCAAATTCATTATGTCctagaaaaagtattttctgcCATCACTCCTACTTCCTATTCTTGTTCACACACAATGACAGAATCGCCTGGAGGGAAAAGATTCTAACATGGCACAAACTGTCACTTGATGAACTTACTAAATAATGGGAAATACAGGTCCAAGGTCAAGGTCCTTGTGACCTTGAATCACTCCAATTCATGTGAATTACGGTAACTAGTATCAGTCAGTATCACCTGGAGGGGATTTCATGACCTTTGGTATAGtcgtttctttttttgatgCAAGAGAAAAAAGtccagaaggagaggaggagacgggCTTAATGTCACTCTAACCTGAAGACGAATCACTGAACCCTCACAGGCTTTCATGACATCAGGTGtgcagtgagtgagtgtgtgagggctTGGACACACTATCATGACAACATCAGGGACTGGAACTGAAATGCACCCTCCaccaataagaaaaaaaggtttgtctattgtgtatttgtattaCTACATTACAGAGTTAATATTAGAAAACTATCAAAACGATGGCTAGACAAACATGTCCCCAATGTAACCAAGTTTGCAAAGAACTCTGGGTAAGTCTCAAAGGAAAGTGTCGAAATGCATCATCAGAGTCCTCGTGCACCCAGTGATTTGACTGTTGGACATCACTAAACACTCACACTTCCCTGGAAGTCTGTGTGTCTCGAGTGTGGAGATTAGGATTTAGCCAATGAGAGGTGTTCTCTTGTATAAAGCCCGCCCTCTACGGATTGagtgaatattttaaacattaaaacacgTCCATCTTTCAGCCACAGTTTCACTGTGATCCTGTGGTTGAAAAACAATGAGTGCTGAGGAAAACTGCAACTTGATAGACATCCAACTGAGAGATGATCTCTTTTCCACTTTTTGAGGAAGCGCAttcatgaaacagaaaaatactcaccttttaaaaaatattctaaGAGAATCtttactaaaacattttttgccaCAGAGGACTCCCTGagttaaaaaatacttttcaagGTCAAATAACACGACAAAGAGCAGAATAAGCCgttctttacattatatttattaCATAGTAAAAAGTACTTTACCTTGCATTTATATATACACATTATATTCATGTCATTTCCTGTTCGAGCAAGAATCAACTCCTGATATATATATGGAAGAGTCCcatacaacaaaaaacacacagctcactgactgTCTCATGTTGGTGGCTCTATAAGGCTGTAGTGTTacctgactgacacacacacacacacacacacacacgcacacgcacacacactgtatctaCAGTATGTATATTAGACTGCGGCAGAATCATCCATCTCTGCTTTCTGAAACTCAATAAATAACATTAAACATCACTGAGATGATCTCAGGGCCACTTTGAATGGATGCTTTGCCATCTGTGCACATGTACACGTCACTCCAGGTCACATATTTGGCATTAAAACGGTGAATTAGTCTTCATCAGTTTGTCAGGTTCATGTCGTTGTACACAAGGCACAGTCAGCATGCAAGAATGTCAGCAGGTTTCTATGGAAACAAACTCTAGTAACGTAATACCTGACTGTGAAATGTAACTGTAACTAAGTATTCTAAACACCTCTGAATTCATAGCAAAGAcgtatttctttttaaaaccatcTGAATATATGTGTCTTTAAAGTTGTGCCAAATCAACTTTTATAATATTTGAGCTTCTTTCTCATGTATGCGCCTTCAAATTTAGTGATGTTCATTCTAACACTTCCAGGCTTGTGGTGTAGGCGATGGGTTTCCAGATTATAAACACAAGAAGGCAagacttttatttgtgtgtgttgccaTGGTTCACAGCCTGACTTGAGGCCAACGCTAGTTTTTATAGTGTTCAAGAGAACATTTAGGCTACTTCCTATCAACAAGAAAGGTGAAACTGCTGCCAGATGATAGGCGATGTTTTCAAAAGGTTCAGATGGAGCTATTGTTACCTCAGAGTTGGGTGGTTTAATCAATATAATGCATCACATTTTATCTTTGAATCGTATTTTGGTTTGAACATTTTGCCCAGTTGCTCTCCACACAGAAGGCTTTCTCTGAATGCTACAAACGTGATTGGTTATTTTGCCGAAAAACAAAACTAGAACACTTTTGATGCCAACACTTTTCCATTGCCTACAGACCTTATGTACATCTGGTACATCAGTACATGAGTATCCATTGAGACCCAAATATTCAAGTTTATTTGTTCTGCTGAGATTTGTGCGTGCTGTTCTCTGTACGTCCGGCGGGATAAATTGatgcatttaaaacaagttCTGAAATAACACACCGTTTAAAATGAAACGCTGAAGTATTCATGctacaggaggagagagggatggtttcaaagtgaaaaaaaaaaaaaaaaaaaaagcattatgcTATAAATTCATTGATCAATTCAAACATGacataattattaattatttaacaTCAACAGTCAGGTGTTCTCTTAATCCCACTGCAGCTTCCGTAGGTTTCCTTGCGATATGATGAGCTAGAAGTTATCAGTTACATAGAGAGCGCCTCGGGCTCTGGGGATTAATCACGTGTGGACTGATGTACGCACTGATCAGCACAAACATAAAATGACATCACATATTTGTTATCATAAAGCATAAACGTCCCTATTTGGATCTCTAACTCTTCTCTGTACAGGGGGGCCGGGCTCACTCAATTATCTACATGTAGGAATGTTGTAGACGTGATGTATCCGTGGGGTGTTTGAAACAGGCTTCATGTGCACACAAATCCCTTTTGCCTTTTAGTGGAAGGGGGAACCACAAGGTGTCTGAAATCAAAGCTTTATATATCTGCGGGTGAGGGGGTTTAACGTTTTTCTGACAGTTTGACTTACACTGTTTCCTTAGTCATGGTTGATTCTATCAGGTCTGTTTTAGAACATCTGGGGCATCGGACTTTTGAATCAATAACATGCAGTATCTTATATCCACATAACCAACTTTTGTGCCCCCGCCTGTTATCTCCACATAAATGAAAACACCGGAGTGAGAAGTAGTTCAGGAGGTCAGCCTGGGCTTATCAAGTTGAAATCTAAaggatggtgatggtggtggtggtggtggtggggggttgTGCTGCCATTCAGGTGGTAAGTGTATCCTTCACGACTGAATGAGGAAACACGGGAGTGACCGTGCTAAATCCAGGTCAACCCCACTCTTCTCTATAAGGTACGTTCAGAAGTCTTAAGTATGAGATTTTAATACAATAACAAATTGACACTGGTCTTATCCTCTAAAGCCCTGCTCACTGATCtgaagttattttctttttttgttgttgtctaaaatatatatatatatatatataatgtaatgagtctaaaaacactgaaactggAAAGTAAAACGTTCACAATGCACAAAATAATTTCTTTGCTGACTGCCACAACACTACGTTTCTCCCATAAGAGTTACAACCCCGGCTGCAGATAGAACTTTTTACTTACAGTAATAACGTTGAACTTTTCCTGGTGGGGTTTTTGTTATGCATTTTCTTAATATCTGGACATGGTGTCACACTGTCT
This window harbors:
- the LOC132975747 gene encoding core histone macro-H2A.2, with product MSARGGKKKATKLSRSARAGVIFPVGRMMRYLRIGTHKYRIGMGAPVYMAAVIEYLAAEILELAGNAARDNKKGRITPRHIKLAVANDEELNQLLRGVTISNGGVLPRIHPELLSKKRGSRVKVDSQASVPEKEERSKSKKPVKVFKKVKGKRGRKPKNAESESVPNSTVEDGPGEGFTILSAKSLFLGQKLSLTESEIGKIGTIKVEGIINPTNAEMDLKDGVGNALEKVGGREFQDTVKELRKAQGPLEVASVAVSQASGMAARFVIHCNVPQWGSEKCEDQLEKTVENCLSAAEEKKLKSVAFPSLPAGRNGFPKQTAAQLILKAISNHFVSSTSSSLKNIYFVLFDSESIGIYLQEMAKLDTK